A window of Tautonia plasticadhaerens contains these coding sequences:
- a CDS encoding alpha/beta hydrolase, translated as MAFATINYFSKALRKASSFNIVFPEDADTPRPWSVFYLLHGLSDDHTIWMRRTSIERHLAGLPLVVVMPDGGRGWYSNAVEGDAYEDDLLGLVDLIDRTFPVEAERSGRAIGGLSMGGYGAVKVGLKHHDRFASVTSHSGALGFVHGLGDRPEISPEFNRIFGPEPSGGPEDPFALVEQTDHGLLPKMRIDCGTDDFLLDQNRAFRDHLDRLEIPLEYEEFPGGHEWSYWDAHVPEAIEFHARNLGLR; from the coding sequence ATGGCGTTCGCCACGATCAATTACTTCAGCAAGGCCCTGCGTAAGGCATCGTCGTTCAATATCGTCTTCCCTGAAGACGCCGACACGCCCCGGCCCTGGTCGGTCTTCTACCTGCTCCACGGGCTCTCCGACGACCATACGATCTGGATGCGCCGGACGAGCATCGAGCGTCATTTGGCCGGACTGCCGCTCGTCGTCGTCATGCCCGACGGCGGCCGTGGCTGGTACTCGAACGCGGTCGAGGGCGACGCCTACGAGGACGACCTGCTCGGCCTGGTCGACCTCATCGACCGCACCTTCCCGGTGGAGGCCGAACGCTCGGGCCGCGCGATCGGCGGCCTCTCGATGGGGGGCTACGGCGCGGTCAAGGTCGGATTGAAGCACCACGATCGGTTCGCCAGCGTGACCTCCCACTCCGGTGCCCTGGGGTTCGTCCACGGCCTGGGCGATCGACCCGAGATCAGCCCTGAATTCAACCGGATTTTCGGACCCGAGCCCTCGGGAGGCCCCGAGGATCCGTTTGCATTGGTCGAGCAAACCGACCACGGCCTGCTGCCGAAGATGCGGATCGACTGCGGCACCGACGACTTCCTTCTCGATCAGAATCGCGCCTTCCGAGACCACCTCGACCGCCTGGAAATCCCACTCGAATACGAGGAGTTCCCGGGCGGCCACGAGTGGTCCTACTGGGACGCCCACGTCCCGGAGGCGATCGAGTTCCACGCCAGGAACCTCGGACTTCGCTGA
- a CDS encoding DUF962 domain-containing protein produces MSLPRFMPSASGPPRLSRFVEKYLEDHSHPVNHLLHVGVGWPMVAAAVLLLPFKPLWSIGLVLGGYAFMFAGHFLFERNRPTILSRPSTPFVIAWAVLRDIGLGLARVVTGRRAG; encoded by the coding sequence ATGTCCTTGCCCCGATTCATGCCCTCGGCCTCCGGTCCCCCTCGGCTCTCCAGGTTCGTCGAGAAGTACCTCGAGGACCACTCGCACCCGGTCAACCACCTCCTCCATGTGGGCGTCGGCTGGCCGATGGTCGCCGCCGCGGTCCTTCTGTTGCCTTTTAAGCCGCTCTGGTCGATTGGCCTGGTGCTCGGCGGCTATGCCTTCATGTTCGCCGGCCACTTCCTCTTCGAACGCAACAGGCCGACGATCCTCTCCCGTCCGAGCACCCCGTTCGTGATCGCCTGGGCCGTGCTCCGCGACATCGGCCTCGGCCTGGCCCGAGTCGTGACGGGTCGTCGAGCAGGGTAA
- a CDS encoding RNA recognition motif domain-containing protein, translated as MAKRLYVGNLAYSVNDADLLALFEQYGAVRSAQVLKDRETNRSRGFGFVEMDNDDEADNAISALDGQDNAGRRLTVNEARPRTPGGNGGGGGGRGGGGYGGGGYGGGGYDRY; from the coding sequence ATGGCGAAGCGACTCTACGTCGGCAACCTAGCCTACTCGGTCAACGATGCGGATCTGCTTGCCCTGTTCGAGCAGTACGGTGCGGTCCGATCCGCCCAAGTCCTCAAGGACCGCGAGACGAACCGGAGCCGGGGCTTCGGTTTCGTCGAGATGGATAACGACGACGAGGCCGACAACGCCATCTCCGCCCTCGACGGCCAGGACAACGCCGGTCGCCGGCTGACGGTCAACGAGGCCCGTCCCCGCACGCCCGGCGGGAACGGTGGAGGTGGTGGAGGCCGGGGCGGCGGCGGATACGGCGGCGGCGGATACGGCGGCGGCGGATACGACCGCTACTGA
- a CDS encoding Ldh family oxidoreductase: MSDPLRCRPDGLRRLATELLSRVGLDRERASAFGRSLLWYDAIGAHEFGISSLSDWLSRIERGEFDPKQCGRVGPEHGSTAVMEGLGGLPPLLLVRAAEIAGQKARDTGVGLVRVLGLPPSTGPSAAIAAELAIGPYAGAVLGPGSAQASAFPSAEGVPVVFDSHFARPDADVPESQGPVGMMLDRLAPWVLLAGAQEVLVAAVAVAAFESLGSFHARVAEAIESRIPPSGWIFPRSWQSQRLESQQRGVPLQEPSVSFLRERCSEAGIDFPGPIR; this comes from the coding sequence GTGTCTGACCCCCTCCGCTGCCGTCCCGACGGCCTCCGACGTCTGGCCACCGAACTGCTCTCCCGGGTCGGCCTGGATCGGGAGCGGGCCTCGGCCTTCGGTCGGTCGTTGCTCTGGTATGATGCGATTGGTGCCCACGAGTTCGGCATCTCGAGTCTTTCCGACTGGCTCTCCCGGATCGAGCGCGGCGAGTTCGATCCCAAGCAATGCGGCAGGGTGGGGCCGGAGCACGGATCGACGGCCGTCATGGAGGGGCTCGGCGGCCTCCCGCCGTTGCTGCTGGTCAGGGCCGCCGAAATTGCCGGGCAGAAGGCGCGGGATACCGGCGTGGGACTCGTCCGGGTGCTGGGCCTCCCGCCATCGACCGGACCCTCGGCGGCGATCGCCGCCGAGCTGGCGATCGGCCCCTATGCGGGGGCGGTCCTCGGTCCTGGGTCGGCGCAAGCCTCCGCCTTCCCGTCGGCCGAGGGTGTGCCCGTCGTCTTCGATTCGCACTTCGCCCGGCCCGACGCGGACGTGCCGGAGTCGCAGGGCCCGGTCGGCATGATGCTCGATCGGCTCGCCCCCTGGGTCCTGCTTGCGGGTGCCCAGGAGGTGCTGGTCGCCGCGGTCGCGGTGGCGGCCTTCGAGTCGCTGGGTTCCTTCCACGCCCGAGTCGCCGAAGCGATCGAATCCCGAATCCCGCCTTCCGGCTGGATCTTCCCTCGATCGTGGCAATCACAACGCCTGGAATCTCAGCAGCGTGGGGTCCCGTTGCAGGAGCCCTCGGTGTCTTTCTTGCGAGAGCGTTGTTCCGAAGCAGGGATCGACTTCCCCGGACCGATCCGTTGA
- the recN gene encoding DNA repair protein RecN translates to MLRELSVQNLALIEDARIELRDGYCAWTGETGAGKSLLLTALGLVLGGKASAELVRSGKEEARAAAIFDLSDDEALKAEIEAILGGPLDEDQLILTRRIGSKGRSVSHANGMPVPVATLRRIGPRLIDVHGQHETRTLLDPDRQRGLLDDYGGHDAVLLAYREAREAHDAIRRRRLRLIEAAQRRHRERELLTFERDELSAADPKPGEYEELSREARRLAGSEAIREAATEGYALLYDADRSAQALLGKVARRLEPLAESVPELGEASTSLGRMADEAREIAYALRGLADRSGDDPGRLEDLEARLALYRKLGQRFRCDPDGLASRLEQVEAELDSIDRDETDLQRLDAPLLETWSVLKGASGELTEARRRTCKAFAREVQTHLKDLSLGDARLAVRVEAEPMGDDPTACLPSDGGADRVEILFAPNPGEPTRPLRKIASGGELSRLTLAIKTVLAGVDRVPTLVFDEIDTGVGGRLGAVLGKKLAVLAMHHQVICVTHLPQMASYASHQWVIRKQTSRGRTRTTIEELESTGRIDELAAMLRGDSAAESTKQEAMAMLSEAQAAGAR, encoded by the coding sequence GTGCTCCGAGAACTGTCGGTACAGAACCTGGCCCTGATCGAGGACGCACGGATCGAGCTCCGGGACGGCTATTGTGCCTGGACCGGAGAGACCGGGGCGGGAAAGAGCCTCCTGCTGACCGCACTCGGCCTCGTGCTCGGTGGTAAGGCCTCCGCCGAACTCGTCCGTTCGGGCAAAGAGGAGGCCCGAGCCGCGGCGATCTTCGATCTGTCCGATGATGAGGCCCTGAAGGCGGAAATCGAAGCAATCCTCGGCGGCCCACTCGACGAAGACCAGCTCATCCTCACCCGGCGGATCGGCTCGAAGGGACGGAGCGTCTCCCACGCCAATGGGATGCCCGTCCCGGTGGCCACCCTCCGTCGGATCGGCCCTCGATTGATCGACGTCCACGGCCAGCATGAGACTCGGACCCTGCTCGACCCCGACCGCCAGCGCGGCCTCCTTGACGACTACGGCGGCCATGATGCGGTGCTTCTCGCCTATCGGGAAGCTCGGGAGGCACACGACGCCATCCGTCGCCGACGTCTGAGGCTGATCGAGGCGGCACAACGTCGCCATCGAGAGCGGGAACTGCTCACATTCGAGCGTGACGAGCTGTCCGCCGCCGATCCGAAGCCCGGCGAATACGAGGAGCTGAGTCGAGAGGCCCGCCGACTCGCCGGCTCCGAAGCGATCCGGGAGGCCGCGACCGAGGGATACGCGCTCTTGTATGACGCCGATCGGTCCGCCCAGGCGTTGCTGGGCAAGGTCGCCCGCCGGCTCGAACCGCTGGCCGAGTCGGTCCCGGAGCTAGGCGAGGCATCGACCTCGCTCGGCAGGATGGCGGACGAGGCTCGAGAGATCGCCTACGCGCTCCGGGGACTCGCCGATCGGTCGGGAGACGACCCGGGACGATTGGAGGATCTGGAGGCCCGCCTCGCCCTGTACCGCAAGCTAGGCCAGCGCTTCCGATGCGACCCCGATGGCCTCGCATCCCGATTGGAGCAGGTCGAGGCCGAGCTGGACTCGATCGATCGGGATGAGACCGATCTTCAACGGCTCGACGCTCCGCTCCTGGAAACTTGGTCTGTCCTGAAAGGTGCCTCGGGGGAATTGACCGAGGCCCGCCGGCGAACCTGCAAAGCATTCGCACGAGAAGTGCAGACCCACTTGAAGGACCTCAGCCTCGGGGACGCTCGCCTCGCCGTCCGCGTGGAGGCGGAGCCGATGGGCGATGACCCGACCGCCTGCCTGCCCTCCGACGGCGGGGCCGACCGGGTCGAGATCCTCTTCGCCCCGAACCCGGGAGAGCCAACCCGGCCGCTCCGGAAGATCGCCTCCGGTGGTGAGCTGTCCCGACTCACCCTGGCGATCAAGACCGTGCTCGCGGGGGTCGACCGCGTCCCCACCCTGGTGTTCGACGAAATCGACACCGGCGTCGGTGGCCGGCTCGGTGCCGTGCTCGGCAAGAAGCTGGCCGTCCTCGCCATGCATCACCAGGTGATCTGCGTCACCCACCTTCCCCAGATGGCCAGTTATGCGTCCCATCAATGGGTCATCCGCAAGCAGACTTCACGCGGGAGGACCCGGACAACCATCGAGGAGCTCGAGTCGACGGGCCGCATTGACGAACTGGCGGCGATGCTCAGGGGAGACTCGGCGGCCGAGTCGACGAAGCAGGAGGCGATGGCCATGCTCTCCGAGGCCCAGGCCGCGGGAGCCCGCTGA
- a CDS encoding DUF1573 domain-containing protein codes for MVRWIILAVLVVAVSATVPLAVSYLPADVSGPVPASRTEESEGPPPEVVVEGEPTFNFGIMSEQDEGVETWVVRNQGEGPLRLRFVEKPCTCTGVKIGEDRASMVEGEEFVVDPGDQVEIALTWETRQKIGEFSTFARFATNDYERNPTFTLTIEGTVTPSVVVNPPRLDFPATPSDEEISLSTMVFSPTMPELAITGEPKTSRPGSLVPEIRPLTDEELQKFNEERTSQSFGPSHAHVEGEPAHDHETIPQLSAGYLLTVTLKPGMPLGRFADAVGLKTDHPLKPALEIPVSGQIVGPISAMPERVYMPGITSSRGRSTNVTLNVRNHDQTAFTVRIPESLREVLETSIDPEPTASERDLYRQYRMEVRVPKGAKPGQYRGTIVLQTDHPQAEEIKIPVDVLIRGG; via the coding sequence ATGGTCCGCTGGATCATCCTGGCCGTCCTGGTCGTCGCGGTCTCGGCCACGGTGCCCCTGGCCGTCAGCTACCTGCCGGCCGACGTCTCCGGCCCCGTCCCCGCCTCCCGGACCGAGGAGTCGGAAGGGCCCCCGCCGGAGGTCGTGGTCGAGGGGGAGCCGACGTTCAACTTCGGCATCATGAGCGAGCAGGACGAGGGGGTCGAGACCTGGGTCGTCCGCAACCAGGGCGAGGGGCCGCTCCGCCTCCGGTTCGTCGAGAAGCCCTGCACCTGCACCGGGGTCAAGATCGGCGAGGACCGCGCCTCGATGGTCGAGGGTGAGGAGTTCGTGGTCGATCCCGGCGACCAGGTCGAGATCGCCCTGACCTGGGAAACCCGCCAGAAGATCGGCGAATTCTCGACCTTCGCCCGCTTCGCCACCAATGATTATGAGCGGAATCCGACCTTCACCCTGACTATCGAAGGGACCGTCACCCCCTCGGTCGTCGTCAATCCTCCCCGACTCGACTTCCCGGCGACCCCGAGCGACGAGGAGATTTCCCTCTCCACCATGGTCTTCTCCCCCACGATGCCCGAACTGGCGATCACGGGTGAGCCGAAGACCTCCCGCCCCGGTTCGCTCGTGCCCGAGATCCGACCCCTCACCGACGAGGAACTCCAGAAGTTCAACGAGGAGCGGACCTCCCAATCCTTCGGCCCCTCGCACGCCCATGTCGAGGGTGAGCCGGCTCACGACCACGAGACGATCCCTCAATTGTCCGCCGGATACCTGCTCACGGTGACGCTCAAGCCCGGGATGCCCCTCGGCCGATTCGCCGACGCCGTCGGCCTGAAGACCGACCACCCCCTCAAGCCGGCGCTCGAAATCCCCGTTTCCGGACAGATTGTCGGGCCCATCTCCGCGATGCCCGAGCGCGTCTACATGCCCGGAATCACCAGTTCCCGGGGACGATCGACGAACGTGACCCTGAACGTCCGGAACCACGATCAAACGGCCTTCACGGTCCGAATCCCCGAGTCGCTCCGCGAGGTCCTCGAGACCTCGATCGACCCGGAACCGACCGCCTCGGAGCGGGACCTCTATCGCCAGTACCGCATGGAGGTCCGGGTCCCCAAGGGGGCCAAGCCGGGACAATATCGGGGGACGATTGTCCTGCAAACCGACCACCCTCAAGCCGAAGAGATCAAGATCCCGGTCGACGTCCTCATCCGGGGCGGCTGA
- a CDS encoding multiheme c-type cytochrome, with product MTQRRSPWKAVPWVLIAVAILSYVGCSSGRKPGNPGRIDDSASTASPPVADSGEGEVEDGRLPDAILVVSGHQHGYLEPCGCTEGQSGGLGRRADLMNELRDEGRTLVPIDLGSIIADPAGARGGPDQVKIKLGIGLEALARLGYEALSLSADDLGIGLFDYFGEYFNVPDAPPLLATNVSPTENFTEYFRPSTLVEAGPMTIGILSVVDPDTIDALADPDRSSFFEGIRDPSEAIRDALPALEGESDVRVLMVQGSSELARKLGEEFPSLDVVVGASEYDFAPAKPERINDGRTLLVLVGKKGQQVGLVELFADDTTRPRYRRVALDLRYEDEEPIKSLLGEEYPSRLEQNDVLERFPRRPHPSGATFVGAETCRACHPATYQKWSTTKHAYAWPAIESGRRGDRTMDAECVSCHSTGFGFESGFVTAAETSHLRNQQCENCHGPGSLHVSDPVNPDYLSQVRLTRETAEKSLCISCHDSDNDPHWDFAERWPDVAHPGLDDYSDPKVRVGLDLDALPSPERSAEGD from the coding sequence ATGACGCAGCGTCGGAGCCCGTGGAAGGCCGTCCCCTGGGTGCTGATCGCCGTCGCGATCCTCTCTTATGTCGGGTGCTCGTCCGGTAGGAAGCCGGGGAACCCAGGTCGGATTGACGACTCCGCCTCGACCGCTTCGCCCCCGGTGGCTGACTCGGGGGAGGGCGAGGTCGAAGACGGACGGCTCCCCGACGCCATCCTGGTCGTCTCGGGCCATCAACACGGCTACCTCGAACCCTGCGGCTGCACCGAGGGGCAGAGCGGCGGCCTGGGTCGCCGGGCCGACCTGATGAACGAGCTGAGGGACGAGGGCAGGACGCTCGTCCCGATCGACCTCGGCAGCATCATCGCCGACCCGGCTGGCGCCCGGGGCGGCCCGGATCAGGTCAAGATCAAGCTCGGCATCGGGCTCGAGGCCCTGGCGAGGCTCGGTTATGAGGCCCTGTCGCTCAGCGCAGACGACCTGGGGATCGGCCTGTTCGACTACTTCGGCGAGTATTTCAACGTCCCCGACGCCCCACCGTTGTTGGCGACCAACGTCTCGCCGACCGAGAATTTCACCGAGTACTTCCGGCCTTCCACCTTGGTGGAGGCCGGCCCGATGACCATCGGCATCCTCTCGGTGGTCGATCCCGACACCATCGACGCGCTGGCTGATCCGGACCGAAGCTCGTTCTTCGAGGGGATCCGCGACCCCTCCGAGGCAATTCGAGACGCCTTGCCGGCCCTGGAGGGGGAGTCCGACGTCCGGGTGCTCATGGTCCAGGGCTCGAGCGAACTCGCCCGCAAATTGGGAGAGGAATTCCCGTCGTTGGACGTCGTCGTCGGGGCGTCGGAATACGATTTCGCCCCGGCCAAGCCCGAGCGGATCAACGACGGCCGCACCCTCCTCGTCCTGGTCGGGAAGAAGGGGCAGCAGGTCGGCCTGGTGGAACTGTTCGCCGACGACACGACCCGCCCCCGATACCGGCGGGTCGCGCTCGACCTGAGGTATGAGGACGAGGAGCCGATCAAGTCCCTCCTCGGGGAGGAGTACCCGTCTCGGCTGGAACAGAACGACGTGCTGGAACGGTTCCCCCGCCGCCCCCATCCCAGCGGGGCGACCTTCGTGGGCGCGGAGACGTGCCGGGCATGCCACCCGGCGACGTACCAGAAGTGGTCCACGACCAAGCATGCGTACGCCTGGCCGGCGATCGAGTCCGGGCGTCGGGGAGACCGGACGATGGACGCCGAGTGCGTCAGCTGCCACTCGACCGGCTTCGGCTTCGAGTCGGGCTTCGTCACCGCGGCCGAAACGTCCCACCTCCGCAACCAGCAATGCGAGAATTGCCACGGCCCGGGATCCCTGCACGTCTCCGATCCGGTCAATCCGGACTACCTCTCCCAGGTGAGATTGACCCGGGAGACGGCCGAGAAGTCCCTCTGCATCTCCTGCCACGACAGCGACAATGACCCGCACTGGGACTTCGCCGAGCGGTGGCCGGACGTGGCCCACCCCGGCCTCGATGACTATTCCGACCCGAAAGTCCGGGTCGGGCTCGATCTCGACGCCCTCCCCTCTCCGGAACGATCCGCCGAGGGCGACTGA
- the metG gene encoding methionine--tRNA ligase subunit beta, with protein MADPISYDDFAKIELRIAKVLEARPHPNADKLLLLQVDVGDQQKQIVAGIKQHYAPENLIGKSIVIVNNLEPAMLRGEASNGMLLAASSGDQVVLLTPDDPTCLPGSKVK; from the coding sequence ATGGCCGATCCGATCTCCTACGACGACTTCGCCAAGATCGAACTCCGCATCGCCAAGGTGCTGGAGGCCCGCCCCCACCCCAACGCGGATAAGCTCCTCCTGCTCCAGGTCGACGTGGGGGACCAGCAGAAGCAGATCGTCGCCGGGATCAAGCAGCATTATGCGCCCGAGAACCTCATCGGCAAGTCGATCGTCATCGTCAACAATCTGGAACCTGCGATGCTCCGAGGGGAGGCGTCCAACGGTATGCTGTTGGCGGCCTCCTCGGGCGATCAAGTCGTGCTGCTGACACCCGACGACCCGACCTGCCTACCCGGTTCGAAGGTGAAGTGA
- a CDS encoding NifU family protein, with protein sequence MSQPDPCTSSGPGPDLRARIEEVLDQSVRPELRADGGDVELVGIDDDCIVQIRLSGACQGCSSAAIALTFQIEATVKDRIPEVRFLEPVP encoded by the coding sequence ATGAGCCAACCCGACCCCTGCACCTCCTCCGGGCCCGGTCCTGACCTCAGAGCCCGGATCGAGGAGGTGCTCGACCAATCCGTCCGCCCAGAACTCCGGGCCGACGGCGGGGATGTCGAACTCGTCGGGATCGACGACGATTGCATCGTCCAGATCCGCCTCTCCGGCGCGTGTCAGGGTTGTTCGTCGGCGGCAATCGCCCTGACCTTTCAGATCGAGGCCACCGTCAAGGACCGGATCCCCGAGGTGCGCTTTCTGGAGCCGGTTCCCTGA
- the hemW gene encoding radical SAM family heme chaperone HemW, protein MPAVSVLIDSTSPADPPWIRPRAVYLHVPFCAHKCGYCDFASLAGADHLADRYLDALARELSLALDGPREVHSIFIGGGTPTRLDATQLDRLLALVRRHFRPIDGAEWTVEANPGTLDEQKLDVLADGGVNRISLGAQSFQPSSLEALERKHRPEDVSRAVELIRPRFDRWSLDLIFAAPGSTLDQWQDDLEQAISLGPLHLSCYGLIFEKGTALWKQRHAGLVRAVDEEVEYAMYAHTIDRLTGAGLEQYEISNFARDGHESRHNLVYWANDAYYGFGLGAARYVGGARAVNTRDLPSYLRRLEAGLDPSGPVERLDAESRARETSVLMLRRTAIGIGRREFMDRTGYALDALCGSEIARSVSRGWLEDDGERVRLTRSGVFLADSVMSEML, encoded by the coding sequence ATGCCCGCCGTCTCCGTCCTGATCGACTCGACCTCGCCGGCCGATCCGCCCTGGATTCGGCCCCGGGCAGTCTATCTCCATGTCCCTTTCTGCGCGCACAAGTGCGGGTATTGCGATTTCGCCTCGCTGGCCGGTGCCGACCACCTCGCCGATCGCTACCTCGACGCCCTGGCTCGGGAACTGTCCTTGGCGCTCGACGGACCCCGCGAGGTCCACTCGATCTTCATCGGGGGAGGGACGCCGACTCGGCTCGACGCCACCCAGCTCGATCGACTCCTCGCCCTGGTCCGGCGGCACTTCCGACCGATCGACGGGGCGGAATGGACCGTCGAGGCAAATCCGGGCACCCTGGACGAGCAAAAACTCGATGTGCTGGCCGATGGCGGCGTCAATCGGATCAGCCTCGGGGCCCAATCCTTCCAGCCCAGCTCCCTGGAGGCGCTTGAGCGGAAGCACCGCCCCGAGGACGTGTCGAGGGCCGTCGAACTGATCCGACCTCGGTTCGACCGCTGGTCGCTGGACCTGATCTTCGCCGCACCAGGTTCGACGTTGGACCAATGGCAGGATGACTTGGAGCAGGCCATTTCGCTCGGCCCCTTGCACCTGTCCTGCTATGGGCTCATCTTCGAGAAGGGAACGGCCCTGTGGAAGCAGAGACACGCCGGGCTCGTCCGGGCAGTCGACGAGGAGGTCGAGTATGCGATGTACGCCCATACGATCGACCGGCTCACCGGCGCGGGGCTCGAGCAATACGAGATCTCGAATTTCGCGCGGGATGGGCACGAGTCGAGGCATAACCTCGTGTACTGGGCGAATGACGCGTATTACGGATTCGGCCTGGGCGCGGCCCGGTACGTCGGTGGGGCCCGCGCCGTGAATACGAGGGATTTGCCGTCGTACCTGCGGCGGCTGGAGGCCGGGCTCGATCCCTCGGGGCCGGTGGAACGGCTCGATGCCGAGTCCCGGGCCCGGGAGACCTCCGTGCTGATGCTCCGACGGACCGCGATCGGTATCGGCCGGCGAGAGTTCATGGACCGGACCGGTTACGCCCTGGATGCGCTGTGCGGGTCCGAGATCGCCCGTTCGGTGTCCCGGGGCTGGCTCGAAGACGATGGGGAGCGGGTCCGTTTGACCCGCTCCGGCGTCTTCCTGGCCGACTCGGTCATGAGCGAGATGCTCTGA
- a CDS encoding MBL fold metallo-hydrolase, whose product MRITFHGATRQVTGSAHLVEIGSRKILLDCGLFESDRFNPQSPNRSLDFDPAGLDAVIVSHAHNDHIGRLPVLVRNGYRGPIYTTPPTADILNIMLRDSARIQREDARNAQLRNPDAEPLDPLFELTDVEWVVERLVRLPYERPTELLPGITLTYHDAGHILGSAMVQLDFKEGEARRRFLFTGDLGRRDMGMMPNPTVVKDIDVLVSESTYGAKELDSYDKLLKQMHAIVLRAIRLQSKIIIPAFSLGRTQRMIYTLLELFHQHRVKPIPVYVDSPLATRLTEVHREHPSSYTEEARALLEYEGGFFNSSDVHFCPTWDDSRRLNYLNGPLVIVASSGMCEAGRIRHHLRHAVEDPDNAVVIVSYQAEKTLGRRIAEGVERIQIMDRWHDLNCAVYVLDGFSGHADRNDFAWWYEQTGGGIQSAFLVHGEPESMEALSPVLQPFVRDAVIIPEKGQGFEV is encoded by the coding sequence TTGCGTATCACGTTCCATGGTGCAACGAGGCAGGTGACCGGGAGTGCCCACCTCGTCGAGATCGGATCTCGGAAGATCCTGCTCGATTGCGGGCTCTTCGAGAGCGATCGATTCAACCCGCAGAGCCCGAACCGGAGCCTCGACTTCGATCCGGCCGGCCTCGACGCGGTGATCGTCTCGCACGCCCACAACGACCACATCGGGCGACTCCCCGTGCTGGTCCGCAACGGTTATCGCGGGCCCATCTACACGACCCCGCCGACGGCCGACATCCTGAACATCATGCTCCGGGACAGCGCCCGCATCCAGCGGGAGGACGCCCGGAACGCACAGCTCCGCAACCCGGACGCCGAGCCGCTCGACCCGCTCTTCGAGCTGACCGACGTCGAATGGGTCGTCGAGCGGCTCGTCCGCCTGCCTTATGAGCGGCCGACCGAGCTGCTCCCCGGCATCACCCTGACTTATCACGACGCCGGGCACATCCTCGGCTCGGCCATGGTCCAGCTCGACTTCAAGGAGGGAGAGGCCCGCCGCCGCTTCCTCTTCACGGGCGACCTCGGCCGCAGGGACATGGGGATGATGCCCAACCCGACGGTCGTCAAGGACATCGACGTGCTCGTCTCCGAGAGCACCTACGGCGCCAAGGAACTCGATTCCTACGACAAGCTCCTTAAGCAGATGCACGCCATCGTGCTCCGGGCCATCCGACTCCAGAGCAAGATCATCATCCCTGCCTTCAGCCTCGGCCGGACTCAGCGGATGATCTATACCCTCCTGGAGCTGTTCCACCAGCACCGGGTCAAGCCGATCCCCGTCTACGTGGATAGCCCGTTGGCGACCCGTCTGACCGAGGTCCATCGCGAGCACCCGTCCAGCTACACCGAGGAAGCCCGGGCCCTTCTCGAATACGAGGGCGGCTTCTTCAACTCCTCCGACGTCCACTTCTGCCCGACCTGGGACGACTCGCGGCGGCTGAATTACTTGAATGGCCCCCTCGTGATCGTCGCCTCCAGCGGCATGTGCGAGGCGGGCCGGATCCGTCACCACCTGCGACACGCCGTCGAGGATCCCGACAACGCCGTGGTCATCGTCAGCTACCAGGCCGAGAAGACCCTGGGTCGACGGATCGCCGAGGGCGTGGAGCGGATCCAGATCATGGACCGCTGGCACGACCTGAATTGCGCCGTCTACGTCCTGGACGGCTTCTCCGGGCACGCCGACCGCAACGACTTCGCATGGTGGTACGAGCAAACCGGGGGAGGGATCCAGTCCGCTTTCCTCGTCCACGGCGAGCCGGAAAGCATGGAGGCGCTCTCCCCGGTGCTCCAACCTTTCGTCAGGGACGCCGTGATCATCCCGGAGAAAGGCCAGGGTTTCGAGGTCTGA
- a CDS encoding ACT domain-containing protein has protein sequence MEFVLEVTARLENKPGRLAKICEAMAQEKVNIRALSVMDSGERSVLRLVTDEVDATRMVLTSLGVEAEFADVIEVELDNKPGALAKLLQRFADEHINVEYAYTSAAGVGKALGIFRLDNPKKAMQVLSQSSSNGSVSDREGGRRPLHSR, from the coding sequence ATGGAATTCGTCCTTGAAGTGACTGCCCGCCTCGAAAACAAGCCGGGGCGGCTGGCCAAGATCTGCGAGGCGATGGCCCAGGAAAAGGTCAACATCCGGGCCCTGTCGGTCATGGACTCCGGGGAGCGGAGCGTCCTGCGTCTCGTCACCGACGAGGTTGATGCGACTCGAATGGTCCTCACCTCCCTCGGAGTCGAGGCCGAGTTCGCCGACGTCATCGAGGTCGAACTCGACAACAAGCCCGGCGCATTGGCCAAGTTGCTCCAGCGGTTCGCGGACGAGCACATCAACGTGGAGTATGCCTATACCTCGGCGGCCGGCGTGGGCAAGGCGCTCGGCATCTTCCGCCTGGACAACCCGAAAAAGGCGATGCAGGTGCTCTCCCAATCGTCCTCGAACGGGTCAGTGTCCGATCGGGAGGGCGGACGCAGGCCGCTACACTCGCGTTAG